In Paenacidovorax monticola, the genomic window TTCCGGACACGGCCGAGGTGCTGGCCACCTTGCCCGGCATCGGCCGGTCCACGGCGGGCGCCATTGCGGCCTTCTGCTTCTCGCAGCGGGTGCCAATCCTCGACGCCAATGTGCGGCGCGTGCTCACGCGCGTGCTGGGTTTTGGCGACGACCTCGCGGTGGCGCGCAACGAGCGCCTGCTGTGGGAGCGGGCCGAGGCCTTGCTGCCCAACACGCACCTGGAGGAGGCCATGCCACGCTACACCCAGGGGCTGATGGACTTGGGTGCGGGGGTGTGCACGCCGCGCGGCCCGCGCTGTGGGGCCTGCCCGGTGGAGGCCTTGTGCCAGGCGCGCCGCGAGGGCGAACCCGAACGCTACCCGGTCAAGGCCCGCAAGCTGAGCCGCCGTGCCGAGTCCTGGTGGCTGCTGTTGCGCCGCGATGCGCAGGGTGCCATCTGGCTGCAGCGCCGACCGGCGTCGGGAATCTGGGCCGGGCTGTACTGCCCGCCGGTCTTCGCAGACCCGGAGGCCCTCGCCACGCAGGTGGCGGGCGTGGCCGATGTCCACCATCTCGAGCCCTTCACCCATGTGCTGACCCACCGCGACCTGCACCTGCACCCGGTGCTGGTGCCTGATGCAGGTGGAGCGGGCGAGGCCGGAGATGGGGCGGGCTGGTTTGGCCCTGCCGAATGGCCCAGCCTGGGGTTGCCGGCGCCCGTGCGCAAGCTGCTAGAGGGGCTGGCCCGATCCGCCTAGCGACCGTCCAGCTCGCGGTGCCGGCGCAGGGTGGTCCAACGTTGCCCGAAGGTTTCGCACAGCCGCTCCACCAGGTAGACCGAGCGGTGCTGGCCGCCCGTGCAGCCCACGGCCACGGTCACATAGCTGCGATGGTTCTGGGCCAGCAGGTCCAGCCACTGGTCCAGGAATTGCGCGATGTGCTGCTGCATGCGCAGCACGTCGGGCTGCTGGCGCAGGAATTCCGCCACGGGCGGGTCCTGGCCCGTGAGGTCGCGCAGCGACGGTTCATAGTGCGGGTTGGGCAGCATGCGCACATCGAAGACGTAGTCCGCATCCATGGGAATCCCGCGTTTGAAGGCGAAGGACTGGAAAACCAGGGTCAGCTGGCCCGAAGGGGTGGCGACGAGGCTCTTGATGTAGCTTTGCAGCTGGGACGCACGGATGGCGCTGGTATCGATCACATGGGCCTGTTCGCGCAGGCCGGCCAGCAGCTCGCGCTCCAGTTCAATGGTCTGCACCAGGGCGCGCCGCCCGGCGAGCAGGTCGTCCTTGGTCAGCGGGTGGCGCCGGCGGGTCTCCGAGAAGCGGCGTACCAGGGTGTCGGTGGTGGCATCGAGAAACAGCGACTGGACGGTCACGCCCTGGCTGCGCAGCTGTGCAAGCTGCTGGGGCAACTGGGGCAGGCCCGTGGCGCTGCGCACGTCCATGGCGATGGCCACGCGGTTGCCGTGGTGCTTGTGCTCCAGCGCCACGAAGGATGACAGCAGCTCGGGTGGCAGGTTGTCGACGCAGTAGTAGCCCGTGTCCTCCAGCGCATGCAGCGCCACGGATTTGCCTGAACCGGACATGCCGGTGAGGAGCACGATTTCCAGGGCCATGGCTCAGTCCTTGGTCGCGGTTTCCAGCCCGCCCAGCATTTCGCGGGCGTGCGCCAGCGTGGTGTCCGACAGCCGCTCGCCGCCCAGCATGCGGGCCACTTCGGTGACGCGCGCGCTGTCCTGCACGGGGAGCACGGTGCTGGTGGTCCCCGCCTTGTCGCGGCGCTTGGAGACGACCAGGTGGTGGTCCGCGCAGGCCGCCACCTGGGGCAGGTGCGTCACGGCCAACACCTGGCGGTCACGGCCCAGTTGGCGCATCAGGCGGCCCACGGTTTCCGCAACCGCGCCGCCCACGCCGGAGTCCACTTCGTCGAAGATCAGCGTGGAGGCTTCCCCCAGCTGGCTGGTCGTGACCGCGATGGCCAGGGAGATGCGCGAGAGCTCTCCGCCCGATGCGACCTTGCCGATGGGGCGCGGGGTCATGCCGGGGTGCCCCGCGACGAGGAAGCCCACGGCATCCTGCCCATGGGGGCCTGGCTCCGCAGCGCGGTCGATGGACACCTGGAAGACGCCTCCCGCCATGCCGAGCCCCTGCATGGCCTCGGTGATGGCGCGGGAGAGCTGGGGCGCGGCCTTGGCACGGCGCCGCGAGAGGGCCTGGGCCTCGGTCTGGTAGGCCTGGGCGCAGGCCTGCTCGGCCGACTCCAGTTGGGCGAGGTCCGCGGCGGCGTCCAGCTGCCGCAGTTCCTGTTTCCAGCCTTCGAGCAGGCCGGGAAGGTCGGCGGGCGCGCGCTTGTAGCGCCGTGCCAGCGCCACCCATTGGGACATGCGGTTGTCGAGTTCAGCGAGCCGTTCCGGGTCCAGCTCCGTGCGGCGCAGATAGGTGTGCAGCGAGTGGCGCGCGTCGTCCACCTGGGCGAGGCTGGACGCCAGCACGTCGGCGATGGCCTTGAACTCGGGTTCCAGATGTTCCTGGCTTGCCAACTGGTGCTGCGACCGCCCCAGATTGCCGTGCACGCCGGTCTCATCGTCCTCCAGCAGGGCGAGCGCATCCTGTGCGGCTTCCAGCAGGGCCTGTGCATGGGACAGCCGCGTGTGCTGCGTGTTCAGGTCGTCCCATTCGTTGGCGGCGGGCGCGAGTTTGTCGACCTCGCCGATCTGCCATTGCAGGCGCTCGCGCTCGCGCTGCAGCGAGTCCTGCAGTGCCCGCGCGCGATCCAGGGCCTGCTGTGCGGTGCGCCAGGCGGCCCAGCGCTGCCTGAGCGGGCCCGTGGCCACGCCGGCGTAGGCATCCAGCAAGCCTCGGACGGATTCGGGCCGGGTCAGGCTCTGCCATGCGTGCTGGCCATGGATGTCGAGCAACTGCTCTCCGAGGGTACGCAACTGCGTGGCGGTGGCCGGCGTGCCGTTGATCCAGGCCCGGCTCTTGCCCTGGGTGTCCACCACGCGGCGCAGCAGCAAGGTGTCACCCTGCTCGAAGCCCGCCTCCTCCAGCCAGGGGGCCAGCGTGGCCTGGTGGTCGAATTCTGCGCAGATATCGGCCTGGCGGGCCCCTTCGCGCACCACGCCGGCATCGGCGCGGGAACCCAGCGCCAGCTGCAGGGCGTCGATGAGGATGGACTTGCCTGCGCCGGTCTCTCCCGTGAGGACCGTGAACCCCGCATGCAGGTCGATTTCAAGGGCCTGCACGATCACGAAATCGCGCAGCGCGATCCGCTTGAGCGCCATGGTCAGGAGCCTCCTTCGTTCCAGCGCAGCTTCTTGCGCAGCGTGGCGAAGTAGTTCCAGCCCCGTGGGTGCAGGAAGCGCACGCAGTGCTCGGAGCGCCGCACCAGGATGCGGTCGCCATGCAGCAGCGAGGCCAGGGACTGCATGTCGAAGTTGGCGCTGATGTCGCGGCCGCCGACCACCTCGATGGCGATCTCGGCCATGTCGGACAGCACGATGGGCCGGTTGGACAGCGTGTGGGGCGCGATCGGCACCAGCACCCATCCGGGAATGGAGGGGTGCAGCATGGGGCCACCCGCCGACAGTGCGTAGGCGGTGGAGCCCGTGGGGGATGCCACGATGAGGCCGTCCGCGCGCTGGTTGGCCACGAAATGGCCATCCACCTCGACCCGCAGTTCCACCATGCCCGATGTCGCGCCACGGTTGACCACCACGTCGTTCATGGCCAGGGCTTCGAACACGCACTCTCCGTCGCGCATGACGCGCGCATGCATCAGAGGGCGGTGGTCTTCCTCGTACTCGCCCCGCAGCATGGGGTCAGGGTCGTTCGGTAGTCGTCCAGCGGAATGTCGGTGACGAAGCCCAGGCGGCCCTGGTTGATGCCGATCAGCGGCGTTCCGTACCGGGCAAGGCGCCGGCCGATGCCGAGCATGGTGCCGTCGCCGCCCACCACCAGACCCAGATCGCATTGGGCGCCGATGGCCTCCACCTCCAGCACGGGGTAGGGGGCCAGCCCTGTGTTCGCTGCGGTCTCCGCTTCCAGCGAAACCTCGCAGCCCTGCCGCACCAGGAAATGCGCGATCTCCTCCATGGCTTTGCGCGAGGCGTTGGCCGTGGTTCCAGACACTGGCGCCTGGTATTTCCCTATCAGTGCAACATGGTGGAAGCTAGACGTCATCCTGAAATTACATCATTAAAATCATTGCATGCTTGATGATCGTTCCAAGTTGTTGCTCAAAGCGCTTGTCGAACGCTACATAGCGGACGGCCAGCCCGTGGGGTCGCGCACGCTGTCGCGCGCTTCCGGCCTGGAACTGTCGCCGGCGACCATTCGCAATGTGATGTCCGACCTGGAGGACCTGGGGCTTATCGCCAGCCCCCACACGTCCGCAGGGCGCATCCCCACGGCCAAGGGCTATCGGCTGTTCGTCGACACCATGCTCACGGTGCAGCGCAGCCAGCTGCTGCCCCCCGAGCTGGTGCCCGAGCAGCCGCAGAAGGTCATCGCGAATGCGGCCCACCTGCTGTCGAACCTGTCGCAGTTCGTGGGCGTGGTCATGGCACCGCGGCGCACGTCGGTCTTCCGGCACATCGAGTTCCTGCGGCTGTCGGAGCGGCGGCTGCTGGTCATCATCGTGTCGCCGGAAGGCGACGTGCAGAACCGCGTCATCTTCACCGACGTGGACTACTCGCCCACGCAACTGATCGAGGTCGCCAACTTCCTGAACGCGCACTACGCGGGGCTGGCCATGGAGCAGGTGCGCGAACGCCTCAAGTCCGAGGTGGAGCGGCTGCGTGGCGAGATCGCGGCCCTTATGCAAGCGGCGGTCAACGTGGGCTCCGAAGCGCTGTCCCAGGCGCAGGATGAGGTGGTGATCTCGGGGGAACGCAACCTGCTGGCCGTGAGCGATTTTTCAGGCGACATGGGCAACCTGCGCAGGGCGTTCGACCTGTTCGAGCAGAAGACCCAGATCCTGCGGTTGCTGGATATCTCCAGCCAGGCGGAGGGCGTGCGCATCTTCATCGGCGGCGAGAGCCAGGTGGTACCTTTCGAGGATCTTTCCGTGGTGAGCGCCCCTTATGAAGTGGACGGCCAGGTCGTGGGCACGCTGGGCGTCATCGGCCCCACGCGCATGCCGTACGACAAGATGATCCAGATCGTGGACATCACGTCCAAGCTGGTCACCAATGCCCTGAGCCATCGCCGTTGAGCACATACAATAGAACGCTTTGCCGCACGGGGCGTTAGCTCAGTTGGTTAGAGCAGAGGACTCATAATCCTTTGGTCATAGGTTCAAGTCCTATACGCCCTACCAATGCAGGAAGCGGATTGCGAGCGATCGCAGTCCGCTTTTTTCTTGCGGGCCCGCGGAACTTCGCAAAAAAGAAGGCGAATTTCCGAAGAGGGTGCAAAACTGCATTACAATTATGGCTTCGCTTGATCTCTGCGGTGCATTGCAAAGCAAGACTCCAAAGAGGTAGCGTGAATTTGAAGCAAGGCAAAAATTCATGCTATAATTCAAAGCTTAGCGGCTGTAGCTCAGCTGGATAGAGTACTTGGCTACGAACCAAGGGGTCGTGGGTTCGATTCCTGCCAGCCGCACCAAACGGTAAGCCCTGGAACTGAAAGGTTCCAGGGCTTTTTCGTTTGGGGTTTGCCGCGAGAATGTCGCCATGAGCAAGGCTTTCACGAAAGAGACGGACGGTGATGACGGCGACGAGGTGGCGCTGCCCCCCATCCCTGCCGGCAGCAAGAACTACATCACGCCGCAGGGTTATGCCCGCCTGCGGGGCGAGTTGCTGGACCTGATCGACAACGAGCGCCCCAAGGTGGTGGAGGTGGTCCACTGGGCGGCCAGCAATGGGGATCGTTCGGAAAACGGCGACTACCTCTATGGCAAGAAGCGCCTGCGCGAAATCGACCGCCGCATCCGCTTCCTGACCAAGCGCCTGGAGATCGCCGAGGTGGTCGATCCTGCGATCCATGAGGGGAGCGACCAGGTGTTCTTTGGCGCTACCGTGACCTACGCCGACGATGAGGGCGCCGAGCGCACGGTGACGATCATGGGCATCGATGAGGCCAACAGTGCGCAGGGGCAGGTCAGCTGGGTGTCTCCCGTGGCGCGTGCCCTGCTCAAGGCGCGCGAAGGGGACGAGGTGCAGTTGCCCACGCCTGGCGGCATGCGCACGCTCGAAATCGTGGCGGTGCGCTATCCATCGCCTGGCGGCGCCGAGGCGGCCTGACGCAGGCGGCTACTGGGGCAGGATGCGCTGCGCGCGCAGCACGGCCTGGGTGCGGCGCAGGTTGCGCAGGGCGACCTCCAGGTGGGTCTGGTCGCGCGTGGCCACGATGAAGCGCAGGTCCGCCGTGTCCATGGCGGTTTCGTCATCCATGTCCACGTGCACGATATCCGCCTCGGAGTTGGCCAGTTCGGCGGCCACGCGGGCCAGCACGCCCTTGCCGTTGTTCACCGTGACGACGACGCCCGTCTCGAAGAGCCGAGTGGGCTCGTCGCTCCAGTCGACGGCGATGAAGCGTTCGCTGTCCTTGTGCTGCAGGCGCTTGGCCACATTGCACTGTGCACGGTGCACCACCAGACCTTCGCCGCGGCCCAGGTAGCCCACGATGGGATCGCCGGGCACGGGCCGGCAGCAGGGGGCGTACTGGACGGAGGCGTTCTCGCTGCCATCCAGGGTGACGGCGCCCTGGGACACGCTCTCGTGGGAGGTGTAGCGCTCGCGGGTCATGAGCAGCGCGTCAGGGCGATGGCCGTGCTCTGCCAGCAGCACCATGAGCCGCTTGGCCACGATGCTCGCGATGCGCTTGCCCAGGCCGATGTCGGTCATGAGCTCGGCACGCGTGCGGTTGCCGGTAAAGCGCAGCAGCTTGTCCCACAGGGACTGGCTCTCGGCCTCGTCCAGCGGCAGTTGTTCGATGCCCTCCGCGCGCAGGGCCTGGGCCAGCAGTTTCTCGCCCAGGTCAGCCGACTCGTTCTGCGCCAGGGTTTTGAGATAGTGGCGGATCTTGGAGCGCGCGCGCCCGGTGCGCACGAATCCCAGCCAGGCGGGGTTGGGGGTGGAAACGGGGGCGGTGATGATCTCCACCACGTCGCCGTTCTTGAGCTCGGTGCGCAGCGGCACCTGCTCGTTGTTGATCTTGGCAGCCGTCGTGCGGTCGCCCACATTGCTGTGGATGGCGTAGGCGAAGTCGACCACGGTGGCGCCACGGGGCAGGGCCATGATCTGGCTCTTGGGCGTGAACACGTAGACCGCGTCGGGGAAGAGATCGACCTTGACGTGGTCCCAGAACTCGGCGGCGTCGCGGGTCTCGTTCTGGATGTCGAGCAGCGACTGCAACCACTTGGTGCCCAGGCGTTCGGCGGCCGTGCCATCGGCGTCCTGTGCCTTGTAGAGCCAGTGCGCGGCCACGCCGGCCTCGGCCACCACGTGCATCTCCTCGGTGCGCATCTGGAACTCGATGTTGATGCCCGAGGGGCCGACCAGGGTGGTGTGCAGCGACTGGTAGCCGTTGAGCTTGGCGATCGCGATGTGGTCCTTGAACTTGCCTGGCACCGGCTTGTACATCTGGTGCAGGACGCCCAGGGCCGTGTAGCAGTCGGTCACCGTGGGCACGATGACGCGGAAGCCGTAGATGTCGGTCACCTGGGCGAAGCTCAGGTGCTTGGTGTGCATCTTCTGGTAGATGGCGTACAGGGTCTTTTCGCGCCCGGCCAGGCGCACCTTCATGCCCAGGCGCGCGAAGGCGGCGTCCACCTCGGCTTGCACCTTCTGGATGAGGTCGCGGCGGCGGTTGCGGGACTTGTTCACCGCCTTGGTCAGCGTGGCGTAGCGCCAGGGATGCAGGTGGCGGAAGGCGAGGTCCTGCAGTTCGCGGTAGGTCTGGTTCAGCCCCAGGCGGTGGGCGATGGGGGCGTAGATCTCCAGCGTCTCGGACGAGATGCGTGCCCACTTGCTGCGCGGCATGTCCGACAGCGTGCGCATGTTGTGCGTGCGGTCAGCCAGCTTGATGAGGATGACGCGCACATCGCGCGCCATGGCCAGCAGCATCTTGCGGAACGACTCGGCCTGGTTTTCCTCGCGCGTGTTGAACTGCAGCTTGTCGAGCTTGGTGAGTCCGTCCACCAGTTCCGCCACGGGGGCGCCAAAGCGGTCGATGAGGTCCGACTTGGTGACGCCGCAGTCCTCCATCGCGTCGTGCAGCAGGGCTGCCATCAGCGCCTGGGCATCGAGCTTCCAGGTCGCGCACTGGGCGGCCACGGCGATGGGGTGGGTGATGTAGGGCTCGCCGCTGTTGCGCAACTGGCCCAGATGGGCCTCGTCGGCGAAGCGGTAGGCCTGGCGCACCTGCTCGATGCTGGCGGCATCCAGGTAGTTCAGGTTCTCCGTCAGCGCGGCGAAACTGGCCGCGGCGGCATTCGCGGCCGCGACCGATGCGCTGGCCGGCCCCTGGCCGTCGCCGGGGCGGGGGTCGGTGGCAGTGGGCGTAGTCAGGACCGCGTTCATGGCTTAAATGTAGCGCGTGAGCGGGCGGCGGCGGCGCAGGGCAAAAAAAAGCACCGCTTGGCGGTGCTTGTATTGGGCAGGCCGGGCCTGCGGATCAACCCGGAACCTTCTTGAGCATTTCCAGGCCGATCTTGCCATCGGCGATCTCGCGCAGGGCCGTCACGGCGGGCTTGTTGCGGCTCTCGATCTTGGGGGCATGGCCCTGGCTCAGCATGCGGGCGCGGTACGTGGCGGCCAGTACCAGTTGAAAGCGGTTGGGAATCTGCTCCAGGCAGTCTTCAACGGTGATGCGTGCCATCAGGGTTCTCCGAAGGAATCAGGTCAGGTCGAGCGACTCGAAGGTGCTGGCCCGGGCGCGGCGCTGTGCCGTGTACTTGAGCCGTTGGGCATGCACGATGGCTTTCAGGTCGAAAAGCGCGCGCTCGAATAATTCGTTGATTATAACGAAGTCGAATTTTTGCACCTGCGCCATCTCGTGGGCGGCGTTCTTGAGGCGCCGCTCGATGACTTCGGCCGAATCCTCGCCCCGGCGCTCCAGGCGCGAGCGCAGCTCTTCCCAGCTCGGCGGCAGGATGAACACCAGCACCGCGTTGGCGAAGGCCTCTTTGATCTGCAGGGCGCCCTGGAAGTCGATCTCGAGGACGATGTCCGAGCCCTGGGCGATGCGCTCCTCGATGGCCTTCTTGGACGTGCCATAGCGGTGCCCGTGCACGTGGGCCCACTCCACGAAGGCGTTGTTCGCCACCATGGCGTCGAACTCCTGCTCCGACGCGAAGAAGTACTCGCGGCCATGCTTCTCCTGCCCGCGTGGCGCCCGGGTGGTGTGGGAGATCGAGCGGTGGGCCTGGGAGTCGAGTTCGAGCAGGGCCTTGACCAGGGTGGACTTCCCCGCGCCGCTGGGGGCCGAGACTACGAACAGATTTCCAGGGTAGTCCATGCTGACTGTACTCCGATTGCTATCAAAACAGGATTATCACTCGATGTTCTGGACCTGCTCGCGCATCTGCTCGATGAGCACCTTCATGTCCACGCTGATGCGGGTGAGTTCGAGCGCGGCCGATTTCGAGCCCAGCGTGTTGGCCTCGCGGTGCAGTTCCTGGATGAGGAAGTCGAGCCGCTTGCCGATCTCGCCGCCCTTTTGCAGCAGGCGCTCGATCTCGTCGAGGTGCGAGGACAGGCGCGTGATTTCCTCGGCCACGTCGATGCGGATGGCGAAGGCCGTGGCCTCGGTCAGCGCACGGTCCTGGGCGGCCTCGGGTGCGACGCTGCCGTCGGCCAGCGCCATCGCTTCCTTCCAGCGCTCCACGAAGCGCAGGCGCTGCTGCTCCACGAGCTGCGGCACCAGCGGGCCGGCCTGCTGGGCCAGGGCGCGCAGCTGGCCCAGGCGGTCCTGCAGCATGGCCGCCAGCCGCTTGCCTTCGCGGGCGCGGGCGGCGATGAGCTCGTCCAGGGCCTGTTCGGCCAGCGTGGGGGCGATCTCGCTCCAGTCCTGATCGGACTGCGCGCTGGCCGAGGCGCACAGGCGCAGCGCATCGGCCACGCTCAGCGGCGTGGCCTGGGGCAGCCAGGCCTTGACGGCGTCCTGCAGGGTGTTCAGGCGCTGCAGCAGGCGCGGGGCGGGGTCGGGCAGGCTGCCCGCGTCCTCGCCTTCGATGGCGGCGCGCAGTTCCACCTTGCCGCGCTTGAGCTTGGCGGTGATCATGGCGCGCAGCGCAGGCTCCAGCGCGCGCAGCTCGTCGGGCAGGCGGAAGGACAGGTCCAGGAACCGGCTGTTGACGGAGCGGATCTCCAGCCCGAGCCGGTGGGCACGCGCGGGGGCTTCACCACCCTCGGCGGACGCGCCATGCTGGGCACTGGCGTATCCGGTCATGCTGTAAACTGGCATTGGACTTTTCGATGGTTGCTTGCGATCCGGCGATTATCCGGGTTCCGGTCCACTCCCGAGGTTTCTTCGCAAAATATGTCGTCCAAGATCAAGCCGGCTCCTCTGCCCCCCGATACCGTGATTGGCGGTTACCGCGTGGTGCGCCGGCTGTCTTCCGGCGGCTTCGGCGTGGTCTATCTCGCGATCGACGCAGAAGGCCAGCAGGTCGCCATCAAGGAATACCTGCCTTCGTCGCTGGCCACGCGCGCGCCTGGCGAGTTGCTGCCCAAGGTGCCGTCCGAGAAGCTTTCGCTCTACCGCCTGGGGCTCAAGAGCTTTTTCGAGGAGGGGCGCTCGCTCGCGCAGATCTCGCACGCTTCCGTGGTGAGCGTGCTCAACTTCTTCCGCGAGAACGAAACCGTCTACATGGTGATGAACTACCTGGAGGGCGCGACCCTGCAGGATTTCATCATCACCGCGCGCGACCTCAAGACGCAGAAGGTGTTCCGCGAATCCACCATCCGCTCGCTGTTCGACGAGGTGCTGCGCGGGCTGCGCATCGTGCACCAGCACAAGATGCTGCACCTCGACATCAAGCCTGCCAACATCTTCATCACCGACGACAACAAGGCCGTGATGATCGACTTCGGCGCCGCGCGCGAGGTGCTGTCCAAGGAAGGCAATTTCATCCGCCCCATGTACACGCCCGGCTTCGCGGCGCCCGAGATGTACCGGCGCGACTCGTCGATGGGGCCGTGGACCGACATCTACGCCATTGGCGCCTGCATCTACGCCTGCATGCAGGGCTTTCCGCCCAACGAGGCGCCGCAGCGCATCGAGAAGGACCGCCTCTCGCTGGCGCTCACCAAGCTGCGCGGCGTGTACTCCGACAATCTCATCGAGGTGGTCGAGTGGTGCATGGCGCTCGACCCGCTGTCGCGCCCGCAGTCGGTGTTCGCGCTGCAGAAGGAGCTCAGCCGCGAGGGCGAGCGCCGCTACACCAAGCTCACCGTGGCCGAGAAGATGCGTCTGCAGCTCGACACCCTCGTCTCCGACACGAAGAAGAACGTGCAGAAGATGGGCGAGGCCACGGGCATCGGAGTCCGGCCCAAATGAAGTTCTCGGTATTCCAGGTGAGCCGCCGCGGCGGCCGCGAGAAGAACGAGGACCGCATGGGCTACTGCTACACGCGGGGCTCGGGTCTGTTCGTGCTGGCCGACGGCATGGGCGGCCACCCCGAGGGCGAGGTGGCGGCCCAGATCGCGCTGCAGACCATTTCCGCGCAGTTCCAGCGCCAGGCCAAGCCCACGCTGCCCGACGTGCGGGAGTTCCTCGCATCGGCGCTGCTGGCGGCGCACCACCAGATCCTGCGCTACGCGAGCGACAAGGGCATGCTCGACACGCCGCGCACCACGCTCGTGGCGGCCGTGGTGCAGGACGGCCGCGCCACCTGGGTCCATTGCGGCGATTCGCGCCTGTACATGGTGCGTGGCGGCGAGCTGCTGTCGCGCACGCGCGACCACTCCTACCTGGAGCTGCGCAATGCGCCCATCCCGGGCCTGGAGCGCGTGAACCGCAACGTACTGTTCACCTGCCTGGGCTCGCCGTCCAAGCCCATCTACGACATCACCGGGCCCGTCAACCTGGAGCAGGGCGACCGTGTCATGCTCTGCTCCGACGGGCTGTGGGGCAGCGTGGACGACGAGTCCATCACGCGCCAGCTGGGGCGCCAGACCGTTGCGCACGCCGTGCCCGATCTGGTCGAGGATGCTCTGCGCAAGGCCGGCGACAGCAGCGACAACGTCACTGTGGTCGCCTTCGAATGGGAGACGCCCGACACGTTCGAGTCCACCCAGGGCGTGTCTACCGAGGGCCCGGGCGACGACATGTTTGAATCCACCATCCAGGCGGGTCCGCTGGACGCGATCGCCGAAGAACTGGACGACGAGGCCATCGAACGCTCGATCGCCGAGATCAATGAAGCCATCCGCCGCTCGGCGGCACGCAAGGCCTGAAACCCTCCGCGCGCCGGCCCGCGTGCGTGCCGGCGCATGACACCACTTTTCACCGCATGACCATGACCTCTTTCGCTCGCACCGGCGACCGCGCCGCCAACCAGTTGCGCCCCGTGCGCATCACGCGCCACTACACCATCCATGCCGAGGGTTCGGTGCTGATCGAGTTCGGCAACACCAAGGTGCTGTGCACGGCCTCGGTCGAAGAAAAGGTGCCGCCGCACAAGCGCGGCAGCGGCGAAGGCTGGGTCACGGCCGAGTACGGCATGCTGCCGCGCTCCACCCACACGCG contains:
- the mutY gene encoding A/G-specific adenine glycosylase, encoding MPASVDIATPVVRWQADHGRNHLPWQQTRDPYRVWLSEIMLQQTQVTTVLDYYPRFLARFPDVAALAAAPVDDVLALWSGLGYYSRARNLHRCAQQVMSVHGGAFPDTAEVLATLPGIGRSTAGAIAAFCFSQRVPILDANVRRVLTRVLGFGDDLAVARNERLLWERAEALLPNTHLEEAMPRYTQGLMDLGAGVCTPRGPRCGACPVEALCQARREGEPERYPVKARKLSRRAESWWLLLRRDAQGAIWLQRRPASGIWAGLYCPPVFADPEALATQVAGVADVHHLEPFTHVLTHRDLHLHPVLVPDAGGAGEAGDGAGWFGPAEWPSLGLPAPVRKLLEGLARSA
- the rapZ gene encoding RNase adapter RapZ, translated to MALEIVLLTGMSGSGKSVALHALEDTGYYCVDNLPPELLSSFVALEHKHHGNRVAIAMDVRSATGLPQLPQQLAQLRSQGVTVQSLFLDATTDTLVRRFSETRRRHPLTKDDLLAGRRALVQTIELERELLAGLREQAHVIDTSAIRASQLQSYIKSLVATPSGQLTLVFQSFAFKRGIPMDADYVFDVRMLPNPHYEPSLRDLTGQDPPVAEFLRQQPDVLRMQQHIAQFLDQWLDLLAQNHRSYVTVAVGCTGGQHRSVYLVERLCETFGQRWTTLRRHRELDGR
- the recN gene encoding DNA repair protein RecN; translated protein: MALKRIALRDFVIVQALEIDLHAGFTVLTGETGAGKSILIDALQLALGSRADAGVVREGARQADICAEFDHQATLAPWLEEAGFEQGDTLLLRRVVDTQGKSRAWINGTPATATQLRTLGEQLLDIHGQHAWQSLTRPESVRGLLDAYAGVATGPLRQRWAAWRTAQQALDRARALQDSLQRERERLQWQIGEVDKLAPAANEWDDLNTQHTRLSHAQALLEAAQDALALLEDDETGVHGNLGRSQHQLASQEHLEPEFKAIADVLASSLAQVDDARHSLHTYLRRTELDPERLAELDNRMSQWVALARRYKRAPADLPGLLEGWKQELRQLDAAADLAQLESAEQACAQAYQTEAQALSRRRAKAAPQLSRAITEAMQGLGMAGGVFQVSIDRAAEPGPHGQDAVGFLVAGHPGMTPRPIGKVASGGELSRISLAIAVTTSQLGEASTLIFDEVDSGVGGAVAETVGRLMRQLGRDRQVLAVTHLPQVAACADHHLVVSKRRDKAGTTSTVLPVQDSARVTEVARMLGGERLSDTTLAHAREMLGGLETATKD
- the hrcA gene encoding heat-inducible transcriptional repressor HrcA; this encodes MLDDRSKLLLKALVERYIADGQPVGSRTLSRASGLELSPATIRNVMSDLEDLGLIASPHTSAGRIPTAKGYRLFVDTMLTVQRSQLLPPELVPEQPQKVIANAAHLLSNLSQFVGVVMAPRRTSVFRHIEFLRLSERRLLVIIVSPEGDVQNRVIFTDVDYSPTQLIEVANFLNAHYAGLAMEQVRERLKSEVERLRGEIAALMQAAVNVGSEALSQAQDEVVISGERNLLAVSDFSGDMGNLRRAFDLFEQKTQILRLLDISSQAEGVRIFIGGESQVVPFEDLSVVSAPYEVDGQVVGTLGVIGPTRMPYDKMIQIVDITSKLVTNALSHRR
- the greB gene encoding transcription elongation factor GreB, translated to MSKAFTKETDGDDGDEVALPPIPAGSKNYITPQGYARLRGELLDLIDNERPKVVEVVHWAASNGDRSENGDYLYGKKRLREIDRRIRFLTKRLEIAEVVDPAIHEGSDQVFFGATVTYADDEGAERTVTIMGIDEANSAQGQVSWVSPVARALLKAREGDEVQLPTPGGMRTLEIVAVRYPSPGGAEAA
- a CDS encoding RelA/SpoT family protein yields the protein MNAVLTTPTATDPRPGDGQGPASASVAAANAAAASFAALTENLNYLDAASIEQVRQAYRFADEAHLGQLRNSGEPYITHPIAVAAQCATWKLDAQALMAALLHDAMEDCGVTKSDLIDRFGAPVAELVDGLTKLDKLQFNTREENQAESFRKMLLAMARDVRVILIKLADRTHNMRTLSDMPRSKWARISSETLEIYAPIAHRLGLNQTYRELQDLAFRHLHPWRYATLTKAVNKSRNRRRDLIQKVQAEVDAAFARLGMKVRLAGREKTLYAIYQKMHTKHLSFAQVTDIYGFRVIVPTVTDCYTALGVLHQMYKPVPGKFKDHIAIAKLNGYQSLHTTLVGPSGINIEFQMRTEEMHVVAEAGVAAHWLYKAQDADGTAAERLGTKWLQSLLDIQNETRDAAEFWDHVKVDLFPDAVYVFTPKSQIMALPRGATVVDFAYAIHSNVGDRTTAAKINNEQVPLRTELKNGDVVEIITAPVSTPNPAWLGFVRTGRARSKIRHYLKTLAQNESADLGEKLLAQALRAEGIEQLPLDEAESQSLWDKLLRFTGNRTRAELMTDIGLGKRIASIVAKRLMVLLAEHGHRPDALLMTRERYTSHESVSQGAVTLDGSENASVQYAPCCRPVPGDPIVGYLGRGEGLVVHRAQCNVAKRLQHKDSERFIAVDWSDEPTRLFETGVVVTVNNGKGVLARVAAELANSEADIVHVDMDDETAMDTADLRFIVATRDQTHLEVALRNLRRTQAVLRAQRILPQ
- the rpoZ gene encoding DNA-directed RNA polymerase subunit omega is translated as MARITVEDCLEQIPNRFQLVLAATYRARMLSQGHAPKIESRNKPAVTALREIADGKIGLEMLKKVPG
- the gmk gene encoding guanylate kinase, with the translated sequence MDYPGNLFVVSAPSGAGKSTLVKALLELDSQAHRSISHTTRAPRGQEKHGREYFFASEQEFDAMVANNAFVEWAHVHGHRYGTSKKAIEERIAQGSDIVLEIDFQGALQIKEAFANAVLVFILPPSWEELRSRLERRGEDSAEVIERRLKNAAHEMAQVQKFDFVIINELFERALFDLKAIVHAQRLKYTAQRRARASTFESLDLT